The Solea senegalensis isolate Sse05_10M linkage group LG4, IFAPA_SoseM_1, whole genome shotgun sequence genome includes a region encoding these proteins:
- the snai1a gene encoding snail family zinc finger 1a, with the protein MPRSFLVKKYFARQKPNYSELECQNDTSQERFALAELSPGDDTSATCFTAGLVWDLSVLPALYMPTSQIEPSATPGPLDLSSPSSLSSSASSSGEEDEGRTSDPPSPEPVHTYAPRQRMKCTGVMAHVSPPEEEDREAPITAATRPVFLCKHCPKEYTSLGALKMHIRSHTLPCVCTTCGKAFSRPWLLRGHIRTHTGERPFSCPHCNRAFADRSNLRAHLQTHAEVKKYQCGVCARTFSRMSLLQKHSSSGCCSPTV; encoded by the exons ATGCCTCGATCTTTTCTGGTCAAAAAGTACTTCGCGAGACAAAAGCCAAACTACAGTGAACTGGAATGTCAGAATG ACACTTCACAGGAGAGGTTTGCTCTCGCAGAGCTCTCACCAGGAGATGACACCTCAGCCACCTGTTTCACGGCAGGATTAGTGTGGGACCTCAGTGTGCTGCCCGCCCTCTACATGCCCACATCCCAAATAGAGCCCTCTGCCACACCAGGCCCTCTGGACCTCAGCTCCCCATCCAGCCTCAGTAGCAGTgccagcagcagtggagaagaGGACGAAGGACGCACATCAGATCCCCCCAGCCCCGAACCTGTACACACGTATGCCCCTCGCCAGCGGATGAAATGCACAGGCGTCATGGCTCACGTCAGTcctccagaggaggaggacagagaagcCCCCATCACAGCAGCAACAAGGCCGGTCTTCCTCTGCAAACACTGCCCCAAAGAATACACCAGCTTGGGGGCTCTGAAGATGCACATACGCTCACACACCCTGCCCTGTGTGTGCACCACATGTGGAAAGGCTTTCTCAAGGCCCTGGCTGCTGCGTGGCCAcatccgcacacacacag GCGAGCGTCCGTTCTCCTGCCCCCACTGCAACCGGGCCTTTGCTGACCGCTCTAACCTGCGCGCTCACCTGCAGACCCACGCCGAAGTGAAAAAGTACCAGTGTGGCGTCTGCGCTCGCACCTTCAGCCGCATGTCACTGCTGCAGAAGCACAGCTCCTCAGGGTGCTGCTCCCCCACCGTGTGA
- the cyldb gene encoding ubiquitin carboxyl-terminal hydrolase CYLD yields the protein MEPKSAVKDKFFIVIRGKSRKGFSRGCIGRVEAEIQPGELMGLLYSAGSNSVSPKSGGVLQREDTYPLTCHQAQLLLYVSTASKRLELLCNPQLFSAICELTQGDLVVVKHKKGHSPGLVKNLMQIGRKENKDDMYMLGFEVEFVDNDHKLTSQKPAPLPLFSAADIVQVVPSYSAPLGLHWRDGQCGSLNRKAVTRINSMPNIGSRAHRVRGNHTEQRAVSQHSGSSPPVPLEVGSMVEVVSNSGVTVYGVIRWLGVLPGKIEEWAGIELDYDVNGCSDGKSGGKRYFTCKGNRALFVPVTKCSPDSRFVFSSPGSETPKPTEMPPVPPFEDCEDTPPIPESEALSLLVGKMKGIQGHINSCYLDATLFSLFSSSVTLDNICQKPADTEQPITCTLRKIINRLRRHGFVPAECVMNFRKQLGCDTFQTDEKDPEEFITVLFQKVLHMEPLLKLRSKRETSQGAYTFQIFLEKEQMGHIPTVQQLLDTSCMSGDLKFEEVPSCLIVQMPRFGNAYKMFSHIIPTTELDITDLLYNSPRECFVCGHVAQYECVQCLSDRKLQPGRIKQYCTTCNAQVHSHHARQGHSPKAFEVPPNVASDAPVPRHKLQLFAVLCIQTSHYVSFVKYGSDARSWLFFDSMADRCGDNQSGYSIPKIQACPELGDFLTLQEEDLLRTSPSQAPELVRRLLCDSYMFLYHNPAGSLSTPNHQEP from the exons ATGGAGCCCAAAAGCGCCGTGAAGGACAAGTTTTTCATCGTCATCCGTGGGAAGTCGAGGAAAGGCTTCAGCCGAGGATGCATCGGCCGCGTGGAGGCAGAGATCCAGCCCGGGGAGCTGATGGGGCTGCTCTACTCTGCCGGCAGCAACTCTGTGAGCCCCAAGAGCGGAGGCGTGTTGCAGAGAGAGGACACCTACCCTTTGACCTGTCACCAGGCCCAGCTACTGCTCTACGTCTCCACTGCAAGCAAACGCCTGGAGCTGCTGTGTAATCCACAGCTGTTCTCAGCCATCTGCGAGCTGACCCAGGGTGACCTGGTCGTGGTGAAGCACAAGAAGGGACATTCGCCTGGTCTGGTGAAAAACCTGATGCAAATAGGGAGGAAAGAGAACAAAGATGACATGTACATGCTGGGCTTTGAGGTGGAGTTTGTG GACAATGATCACAAATTAACATCCCAGAAACCGGCACCTCTGCCCTTGTTCAGTGCTGCAGACATCGTCCAGGTGGTCCCGTCTTACTCCGCCCCCCTTGGACTGCACTGGAGAGATGGCCAATGTGGGA GTCTAAACAGAAAAGCGGTGACGCGCATTAACTCCATGCCAAACATTGGATCCCGTGCACATCGAGTGAGAGGGAACCACACGGAGCAGAGAGCCGTCTCCCAGCACAGTGGGAGCTCGCCTCCTGTGCCTCTGGAGGTGGGGTCTATGGTGGAGGTGGTGTCCAACTCTGGAGTCACCGTGTATGGGGTCATCCGGTGGTTGGGGGTCCTCCCAGGAAAAATAGAGGAATGGGCTGGGATTGAATTG GACTATGATGTAAATGGTTGCTCTGATGGGAAATCTGGAGGAAAGAGATATTTCACCTGCAAGGGGAACAGAGCTTTGTTTGTGCCTGTCACCAAGTGCAGCCCCGACAGCAGGTTCGTCTTCTCCTCACCAGGAAGTGAAACCCCCAAACCAACTGAGATGCCTCCAG TTCCCCCCTTTGAGGACTGTGAGGACACGCCCCCAATCCCTGAGTCTGAGGCCTTGTCTTTGTTAGTGGGAAAGATGAAGGGGATTCAGGGCCACATCAACTCCTGTTACCTTGATGCCACGCTCTTCAG TTTGTTCAGCTCGTCCGTGACCCTGGATAATATCTGCCAGAAGCCTGCTGACACAGAACAACCCATAACATGCACTCTGAGGAAAATAATCAACCGTTTACGCAG ACATGGATTTGTACCGGCTGAGTGTGTGATGAATTTTCGCAAACAGCTCGGCTGCGACACATTTCAAACCGATGAAAAAG ATCCAGAGGAGTTCATCACAGTCCTCTTTCAAAAGGTGCTTCACATGGAGCCATTGCTCAAACTCAG ATCAAAGCGTGAGACCTCTCAGGGAGCCTACACCTTCCAGATCTTTTTAGAAAAAGAGCAGATGGGACATATTCCCACTGTCCAACAACTTCTGGACACCTCCTGCATGTCAGGTGACCTCAAGTTTGAAGAG GTGCCATCATGTCTAATTGTACAGATGCCGAGGTTTGGAAACGCTTATAAGATGTTCTCCCACATCATCCCCACCACGGAGCTGGACATCACAGATCTTCTTTACAACT CTCCAAGAGAATGCTTTGTGTGTGGTCATGTGGCTCAGTACGAGTGTGTTCAGTGTCTGTCAGATCGCAAACTGCAGCCAGGAAGGATCAAACAGTACTGTACGACCTGCAACGCACAG gtgCACAGTCATCATGCACGACAGGGTCACTCCCCCAAAGCCTTTGAGGTTCCACCTAATGTAGCCTCTGACGCTCCTGTGCCGAGACACAAGCTGCAGCTTTTTGCTGTGCTCTGCATTCAAACCAGCCACTATGTGTCCTTTGTCAAGTATGGATCTGACGCTCGCTCCTGGCTCTTCTTTGACAGCATGGCAGACAGATGCG gcgACAATCAAAGTGGTTACAGCATTCCAAAGATCCAAGCTTGCCCTGAGCTGGGTGACTTCCTGACCCTGCAGGAGGAGGATCTGCTTCGGACCAGCCCCTCCCAGGCCCCTGAACTAGTGCGCAGACTGCTTTGTGACTCCTACATGTTTTTATACCACAACCCAGCTGGGTCACTTTCTACGCCCAATCATCAGGAGCCTTAA